One Amaranthus tricolor cultivar Red isolate AtriRed21 chromosome 1, ASM2621246v1, whole genome shotgun sequence DNA window includes the following coding sequences:
- the LOC130808151 gene encoding uncharacterized protein LOC130808151 — protein MAAMEEANCDCSQSRSQSSNNNRASSLNQTSEEDNQEGSSAQVQLPCSICEEENHEKSVSGSSPQIPEAGLGNGGNDSSKNPEAGTVSSIKTKMNSWIDTLKGTTPQSEVSLNVQYAVEPSADEPPKSGIPPSIDFDDIIDEIVYWESAMICYVLGANPPLKVMEGFVHRKWKLQGLDKLVGIGKGVFLARFHDKDNMLKVYNGDHIFFDSKPLIMKPWTPDIDVMKDDVKTVPMWIKLPGLDLKYWGVKALTKICSGVGKFIKPDNPTLDKDKLQFARVLIETELDAPLPDSITFINEKGNTITQVIKYDWKPTVCTSYKGFGHEGKNCRRGTTAIVKRWIPKVKQTEPPSQPQQLTQQQNQRSNDLEDEGFTPIKRKPPTPQKLTDPSTDGSLPMNNKFALLTGGNTEELVTLDAASMPKINDTHGGMDCPLVENG, from the coding sequence ATGGCAGCCATGGAAGAGGCGAATTGCGATTGTTCGCAGTCCCGTTCCCAATCCTCGAACAATAACAGGGCTTCATCTTTGAACCAGACTTCCGAGGAGGATAATCAAGAAGGAAGCAGTGCTCAGGTTCAATTGCCGTGTTcgatttgtgaagaagaaaacCACGAAAAATCAGTCTCTGGTTCTTCGCCTCAGATTCCAGAAGCAGGCCTCGGCAATGGCGGCAATGATTCGTCAAAGAATCCGGAAGCAGGGACTGTATCATCAATCAAGACCAAGATGAACAGCTGGATTGATACATTAAAAGGAACAACCCCGCAATCAGAGGTAAGCCTTAATGTCCAGTATGCTGTTGAACCCAGTGCAGACGAGCCACCAAAATCAGGTATCCCACCATctattgattttgatgatattattgATGAAATTGTCTACTGGGAATCTGCCATGATATGTTACGTATTGGGCGCAAACCCCCCGCTCAAAGTTATGGAGGGCTTTGTTCATAGAAAGTGGAAACTCCAGGGTCTTGACAAATTGGTTGGAATCGGGAAGGGGGTATTCTTAGCGCGATTCCATGATAAAGATAACATGCTTAAGGTATATAATGGTGATCATATCTTCTTTGATTCAAAACCTTTGATCATGAAACCTTGGACCCCTGACATAGATGTCATGAAGGATGATGTTAAAACTGTACCCATGTGGATCAAACTCCCTGGACTAGACCTGAAATACTGGGGTGTTAAGGCCTTGACGAAAATATGTAGTGGTGTGGGAAAATTTATCAAACCAGATAACCCCACACTCGACAAGGACAAGTTGCAGTTTGCCCGTGTTCTTATTGAAACTGAGTTGGACGCCCCTTTGCCTGATTCTATTACCTTCATTAATGAAAAAGGTAACACTATTACTCAGGTTATTAAATACGATTGGAAGCCTACTGTTTGTACCAGCTATAAAGGATTTGGTCACGAAGGGAAAAACTGTAGGAGAGGGACAACAGCCATTGTTAAACGATGGATTCCAAAGGTCAAACAAACAGAACCTCCTTCTCAACCACAGCAATTGACTCAGCAACAGAATCAGCGGTCTAATGATCTTGAAGACGAGGGTTTCACTCCTATCAAGCGAAAACCTCCAACACCACAGAAACTGACCGACCCTAGTACTGATGGTAGCCTTCCCATGAATAACAAATTTGCCTTGCTGACAGGGGGAAATACAGAGGAGCTTGTAACTTTGGATGCTGCTTCCATGCCTAAGATTAATGACACTCATGGGGGAATGGATTGCCCCCTTGTTGAGAATGGATAA